Proteins encoded in a region of the Desulfovibrio litoralis DSM 11393 genome:
- a CDS encoding TrmH family RNA methyltransferase, with protein MNQNLNLKITEITSAQNPRYKQWLKILESKGIKKYNEAIISGRSFLNEILTEFPSQVLGIITSNIDELDNYNIPTNASVYLLPNELFSSLDIYGIKAPLLIISAPAPQPWNETLASGLTLFLPLQNPINLGTCIRNAAALGAEVVLLKEAATPYLPKCLRASGPAIFQVKLWEGPSIKDLAQYDKLPIYALSPNGMNLFSFNFLETMGLVAGIEGPGLDQYWSENKRLSIPMQPKVESLNTAVAVGMAMACRLAHLNYK; from the coding sequence ATGAATCAAAATTTAAACCTTAAAATAACAGAAATCACAAGCGCACAAAACCCACGCTATAAACAGTGGTTAAAAATTCTTGAAAGTAAAGGAATTAAAAAATATAACGAAGCGATTATTTCAGGTCGTAGTTTTTTAAACGAAATTTTAACGGAGTTCCCTAGCCAAGTTTTAGGCATTATCACTTCAAACATTGATGAGTTAGATAATTATAATATTCCAACAAATGCAAGCGTTTATCTTTTGCCAAATGAACTTTTTTCAAGCTTAGATATTTATGGAATTAAAGCTCCCCTACTGATTATTTCCGCCCCTGCTCCACAACCTTGGAATGAAACACTTGCCTCAGGATTAACTCTATTTTTACCGCTTCAAAATCCAATCAATTTAGGAACTTGCATTAGAAATGCGGCAGCCTTGGGGGCAGAAGTCGTTTTATTAAAAGAAGCGGCAACTCCATATTTGCCCAAATGTTTGCGTGCCTCAGGCCCTGCTATTTTTCAGGTTAAACTTTGGGAAGGCCCTAGCATTAAAGATTTGGCTCAATATGACAAGCTCCCTATTTATGCACTTTCGCCAAACGGTATGAATTTATTTAGTTTTAACTTTTTAGAAACAATGGGCTTAGTCGCCGGCATAGAAGGCCCCGGACTAGACCAATATTGGAGCGAAAATAAACGCCTGTCTATACCCATGCAACCAAAAGTAGAATCTTTAAATACCGCTGTCGCCGTGGGCATGGCAATGGCGTGTAGGCTGGCTCATTTGAATTATAAGTAG
- the gpmI gene encoding 2,3-bisphosphoglycerate-independent phosphoglycerate mutase → MNNQYIPTILLILDGWGVADSGSGNAISLANVPNMKKVLNYQAQTRLECSGRAVGLPLGYMGNSEVGHMNIGSGRVVYQDMTKIDMAIEKHELEKNEVLLKLLEDAKKGSKRIHFCGLLSDSGVHSHIDHLFALIKIARNADLEVLIDCFMDGRDAEPTSGVVYMQKLLDWIKQNNFQDKVHIASLIGRYYAMDRDKRWERTQIAWDCLVEAKAELISDPVKALKSAYANGETDEFIKPRILNPEYKISNGDAVFFFNFRADRVRQITAAFKAENFTGFDLKNSRPNINLATMTAYDASLPLPAAFVKQPLNNTLGELVSKMGLKQLRVAETEKYAHVTYFFNAGKEEPFVGEKRILINSPRDVATYDLKPEMSAYEVTDSLIKEWEKGEASLYVCNLANCDMVGHTGIIPAAIKACEAVDACLGKIIDAVAATGGRLMITADHGNIEELLTPEGNPQTAHTKNPVPFILMEFDKNHQLLPPRKMVNSGKLGDIAVTILKLWGASVPSEMDGNSLTEEV, encoded by the coding sequence GTGAATAATCAATACATACCTACAATTCTATTAATTTTGGACGGTTGGGGGGTTGCGGACTCAGGTTCGGGCAATGCTATCTCTCTTGCAAATGTACCGAACATGAAAAAAGTTTTGAATTATCAGGCTCAAACTCGACTTGAGTGTTCGGGGCGTGCGGTTGGATTACCCTTGGGCTATATGGGCAACTCTGAAGTCGGACATATGAATATTGGTTCCGGGCGAGTTGTCTATCAAGATATGACCAAAATTGACATGGCAATTGAAAAACATGAGCTTGAAAAAAATGAAGTTCTCTTAAAACTGTTGGAAGACGCCAAAAAAGGTTCAAAACGCATACATTTTTGCGGGCTTTTATCAGATAGCGGTGTTCATAGTCATATAGATCATTTGTTTGCTTTAATCAAAATAGCCAGAAATGCAGATTTGGAAGTTTTGATTGACTGTTTTATGGACGGGCGCGACGCTGAACCAACCAGTGGTGTTGTTTATATGCAAAAACTTTTGGATTGGATTAAGCAAAATAATTTTCAAGATAAAGTTCATATTGCCAGTTTAATCGGGCGTTATTATGCTATGGATAGAGATAAGCGTTGGGAACGGACGCAAATAGCTTGGGATTGTTTGGTTGAGGCTAAAGCCGAGCTTATTTCCGACCCTGTTAAAGCTTTAAAATCAGCCTATGCTAACGGTGAAACCGATGAATTTATAAAACCGCGTATTTTAAATCCTGAGTATAAAATCAGTAATGGTGATGCTGTTTTCTTTTTTAACTTTAGAGCTGATCGTGTACGTCAAATTACGGCGGCTTTTAAAGCTGAAAATTTTACGGGGTTTGATTTAAAAAATTCACGCCCTAATATAAACCTTGCTACAATGACCGCTTATGACGCTTCTTTGCCTCTACCTGCGGCTTTTGTTAAACAGCCTTTGAATAATACTTTGGGTGAACTTGTTTCTAAAATGGGGCTAAAGCAATTAAGAGTTGCTGAAACAGAAAAATATGCCCACGTTACTTACTTTTTTAATGCGGGAAAAGAAGAACCTTTTGTCGGAGAAAAAAGAATTTTAATTAATTCTCCACGAGATGTGGCGACTTATGACTTAAAGCCTGAGATGAGTGCTTATGAAGTTACCGATTCTTTAATAAAAGAATGGGAAAAAGGCGAGGCAAGTCTTTATGTCTGTAACCTTGCCAATTGTGATATGGTTGGACATACGGGAATAATTCCGGCGGCAATTAAGGCTTGTGAGGCGGTTGATGCTTGTCTTGGAAAGATTATTGATGCCGTTGCCGCAACAGGTGGACGTTTAATGATTACCGCCGATCATGGTAATATCGAAGAGCTTCTTACCCCTGAGGGAAATCCGCAAACCGCACATACTAAAAACCCCGTTCCTTTTATTTTGATGGAATTTGATAAAAATCATCAATTGTTACCGCCAAGGAAAATGGTTAACTCCGGAAAACTCGGAGATATTGCCGTTACTATTTTAAAACTCTGGGGTGCTTCTGTTCCTTCTGAGATGGACGGAAACAGTTTGACGGAGGAAGTTTAA
- the rsfS gene encoding ribosome silencing factor: protein MMIEKPKKYSLLPSVEKTQFILDWMREKKAQELVAIDLKSVTQKQSLAFETIVILSANSIRHAQGLADYLLECAGKEGFEYFRMEGYQSGTWILLDLNDIIVNIFQPEERELYRLEDLWGNAEFICDERAG from the coding sequence ATGATGATTGAAAAACCTAAAAAATATTCCCTGTTGCCCAGTGTTGAAAAAACCCAATTTATTTTAGATTGGATGAGAGAAAAAAAAGCCCAAGAGCTTGTGGCTATTGATCTGAAATCTGTTACCCAAAAACAAAGCCTTGCCTTTGAAACGATTGTAATTCTTAGTGCTAACTCTATTCGCCACGCTCAAGGTTTGGCTGATTATTTATTGGAATGTGCCGGTAAAGAGGGTTTTGAATATTTTCGTATGGAAGGGTATCAATCAGGAACTTGGATTTTACTTGATTTAAACGATATAATCGTAAATATTTTTCAGCCTGAAGAACGCGAGTTGTACCGCTTGGAAGATTTATGGGGTAATGCTGAGTTTATTTGTGATGAACGAGCCGGTTAG
- the argF gene encoding ornithine carbamoyltransferase — protein MRKHFVKILDFTPSEALNIIKRAKEMKENNYRSDLLKNKTILMIFEKASTRTRLSFDVAIHQLGGDIIFMTPNESQLGRSEPLKDTARVVSRYCDGMVVRTFSEDKILELIKYGSVPVVNALTDQGHPCQVMCDVLTMYERTPKLDEIKVAWIGDGNNMANSMIEAAILFNFELHLACPKGFTPDATLLEKAKQAKAKIFLTDKPEEAIKDADYVHTDVWASMGQEHEQKARELSFKGYCVDNRLMSLAKKDAKFMHCLPAHRGEEVSEEVFESPNSIVFDQAENRLHVQKAILEWCFTK, from the coding sequence ATGAGAAAGCATTTTGTAAAAATTTTAGATTTTACCCCAAGTGAGGCTCTTAATATTATCAAAAGAGCTAAAGAAATGAAAGAAAATAATTATCGTAGTGATTTATTAAAAAATAAAACGATATTAATGATTTTTGAAAAAGCCTCAACTCGTACACGTTTGTCTTTTGATGTGGCTATTCATCAGCTTGGCGGAGATATAATTTTTATGACTCCTAATGAAAGTCAACTTGGGCGTTCTGAACCTTTAAAAGATACCGCCAGAGTTGTGAGCCGTTATTGTGATGGCATGGTTGTGCGTACTTTTAGCGAAGATAAAATTTTAGAACTAATTAAATATGGTTCAGTTCCGGTTGTTAACGCCTTAACCGACCAAGGACACCCTTGTCAGGTGATGTGTGATGTGCTTACTATGTATGAACGCACTCCTAAGCTTGATGAAATAAAAGTCGCTTGGATTGGTGACGGAAACAATATGGCTAATTCTATGATTGAAGCAGCTATTTTATTTAATTTTGAACTACATCTTGCGTGTCCTAAAGGTTTTACGCCTGATGCTACTTTACTAGAAAAAGCTAAACAAGCTAAAGCCAAAATCTTTTTAACTGATAAACCCGAAGAAGCAATAAAAGACGCTGATTATGTTCATACTGATGTTTGGGCATCTATGGGGCAAGAACATGAACAAAAAGCGAGAGAGCTTTCTTTTAAGGGTTATTGTGTGGATAATCGTTTAATGAGTCTTGCGAAAAAAGACGCAAAGTTTATGCACTGTTTACCTGCTCACAGAGGCGAAGAGGTAAGCGAAGAAGTATTTGAAAGCCCTAACTCGATTGTTTTTGATCAGGCTGAAAACCGCTTACATGTGCAAAAAGCGATTTTGGAGTGGTGTTTTACTAAGTAA
- the acs gene encoding acetate--CoA ligase encodes MDTKNVKKTKRTNTAKVAAKSSAFNVNLSKLKIKSMDDYEAIHQKALEDPAKFWGERAKSLLHWFKPWEKTLEWDFAKPHVEWFTGGKTNASYNCLDRHIDGPRRNKVALIWQGDPEDDVRIWTYQMLYDRVCRFASALKNLGVRKGDRVVIYLPMIPEMVVSMLACSRIGAVHVLVFAGFSASSAQSRIQDCEAKVVITSDGMFRAGRVMPLKANIDEALKDCPSVRRVIVVNRTNMPTAMKERRDIWWRDVMSDRSLNARLPAVQMDAEDLLFILYTSGSTGKPKGVMHTTGGYLTYAAHTTQLVFDTREEDVHWCTADIGWITGHTYGVYGPLLLGGTTMMFEGGPRWPDPDRFWHIIEKYRVNTFYTAPTAIRLLIRDGDEWLEKHDRSSLRILGSVGEPIDAKTWNWYRDTVGDGKIPVVDTWWQTESGGILVSPIPYVTPLKPGSASLPLPGIDVEVLKEDGKPAKVDEEGHLVVKNPWPGMLRGVFGDKSKFKENYFSRFSGFYLSGDGVKKDQDGYLWLQGRLDDVINVSGHRFSTAEMEAAFNAHPAVAESSVVGMPHSVKGEAIYAFIHLKEEEKPTDAMRSDLRKWVRKEIGPIATPEYIQFVESLPKTRSGKIMRRVLRKIVSGNIEDLGDLTTLVDVSVVEALVTEHELLTGRSSLS; translated from the coding sequence ATGGATACTAAAAATGTAAAAAAAACAAAGCGAACCAATACAGCCAAGGTTGCAGCAAAGTCTTCTGCTTTTAATGTGAATTTGTCTAAGCTTAAAATTAAAAGTATGGATGATTACGAAGCTATACACCAAAAAGCGTTGGAAGACCCTGCAAAATTTTGGGGAGAAAGAGCAAAAAGCTTGTTGCACTGGTTCAAACCTTGGGAAAAAACTTTAGAGTGGGATTTTGCCAAGCCGCATGTTGAGTGGTTTACCGGCGGAAAAACTAATGCTTCTTATAACTGTTTAGATCGTCATATTGATGGTCCGAGGCGTAATAAAGTTGCTTTAATTTGGCAAGGTGATCCGGAAGATGATGTACGTATTTGGACTTACCAGATGTTATACGACCGTGTGTGTCGTTTTGCCAGTGCGTTAAAAAATTTAGGAGTCAGAAAAGGCGATAGGGTTGTTATTTATTTGCCGATGATTCCTGAGATGGTCGTTTCAATGCTTGCTTGTTCTCGCATTGGTGCGGTTCATGTTCTTGTTTTTGCCGGATTTTCTGCTTCTAGTGCTCAAAGTCGTATTCAAGACTGTGAAGCAAAAGTTGTTATTACTTCAGACGGTATGTTTAGAGCCGGGCGTGTTATGCCTTTAAAGGCAAATATTGACGAAGCTCTTAAAGATTGCCCCAGTGTGCGTCGAGTTATTGTCGTTAACCGCACAAATATGCCAACCGCCATGAAAGAACGCCGAGATATATGGTGGCGAGATGTTATGTCAGATCGCTCCTTAAACGCACGTTTACCAGCAGTACAAATGGACGCAGAAGATTTATTGTTTATACTTTATACCAGTGGTAGCACGGGAAAACCTAAAGGTGTTATGCATACTACAGGTGGTTACTTGACTTATGCCGCACATACTACCCAGTTAGTTTTTGATACCAGAGAAGAAGATGTTCATTGGTGTACCGCTGATATTGGTTGGATTACCGGGCATACTTATGGCGTTTATGGTCCTTTGTTGCTTGGCGGAACAACCATGATGTTTGAAGGTGGTCCTCGTTGGCCTGACCCTGATCGCTTTTGGCATATTATTGAAAAATATAGAGTCAATACTTTCTATACTGCACCAACAGCTATTAGATTGCTTATCCGTGATGGTGATGAATGGCTTGAAAAACATGATCGTTCTTCTTTGCGTATTCTCGGTAGCGTTGGTGAACCTATTGATGCAAAAACTTGGAATTGGTACAGAGATACGGTTGGAGACGGAAAAATCCCTGTTGTTGATACTTGGTGGCAAACAGAATCAGGCGGAATACTTGTCAGCCCGATTCCTTATGTTACTCCGCTTAAGCCAGGTTCCGCCAGTTTACCTCTTCCCGGTATTGATGTTGAGGTATTAAAAGAAGACGGAAAACCTGCTAAGGTTGACGAAGAAGGACACCTTGTCGTTAAAAACCCTTGGCCGGGTATGTTAAGAGGCGTATTTGGCGATAAGTCGAAGTTTAAAGAAAACTATTTTAGTCGTTTCTCTGGCTTTTATTTATCCGGAGATGGAGTTAAAAAAGACCAAGATGGTTACCTTTGGCTTCAAGGACGTCTTGATGACGTTATTAACGTATCAGGACACCGCTTTAGCACCGCTGAAATGGAAGCTGCGTTTAATGCACATCCTGCGGTTGCCGAAAGTTCTGTTGTCGGAATGCCTCACTCTGTTAAAGGGGAAGCAATCTATGCCTTTATTCATCTAAAAGAAGAAGAAAAGCCAACCGATGCTATGAGATCTGATTTGCGTAAATGGGTGCGTAAAGAGATTGGACCAATCGCAACACCGGAATATATCCAGTTTGTAGAGTCTCTTCCTAAAACTCGTTCCGGAAAAATCATGCGTCGAGTTTTACGCAAGATTGTTTCGGGCAATATCGAAGATTTAGGCGACTTAACAACCTTGGTTGATGTAAGCGTTGTAGAGGCTCTTGTTACAGAGCATGAACTTCTAACAGGACGTAGCAGTTTAAGTTAA
- a CDS encoding formate dehydrogenase accessory sulfurtransferase FdhD — protein MNLINVYANNNKGQDNNIQVELSRWKANQFQLISDVVSQEVPVLIKYGKKSNNVWHQLGAIELWACPIFLEDLAVGTVLLESKPQVNFEYFFLEQEDVNDLKNHAGLLFHSVFKLTIQESIPKKISVDTKLAIKPEEVVEAMRNFMGIDGLWEDTGGFHRAAIFDVETKTILKLAEDIGRHNCIDRLKGWATINKLDLSNYILLVSARMSASLCAKALKAGFRFLISRSAVTSSAVEMAKNAEATLLGFARDKEGRFTVFNDSKNLVQK, from the coding sequence ATGAACTTGATTAATGTATATGCAAATAATAATAAAGGTCAAGACAATAATATTCAAGTAGAATTAAGTCGTTGGAAGGCGAATCAGTTTCAGTTGATTTCAGATGTGGTTAGCCAAGAAGTTCCTGTTTTAATAAAATATGGAAAAAAGTCTAATAATGTTTGGCATCAGCTTGGAGCGATAGAGCTTTGGGCTTGTCCGATTTTTTTGGAAGACTTGGCTGTTGGAACTGTTTTATTAGAAAGTAAACCACAAGTCAATTTTGAATATTTTTTTCTGGAACAAGAAGACGTTAATGATTTAAAAAATCATGCGGGTTTATTGTTTCACTCTGTTTTTAAATTAACAATTCAAGAAAGTATTCCTAAAAAAATCAGTGTTGATACAAAGCTAGCAATAAAACCCGAAGAAGTGGTTGAGGCTATGCGTAATTTTATGGGGATTGATGGTCTTTGGGAAGATACCGGCGGTTTTCATCGTGCGGCTATTTTTGATGTGGAAACAAAAACTATTTTAAAACTTGCCGAAGATATTGGGCGACATAATTGCATAGACCGCTTAAAAGGTTGGGCAACTATAAATAAGTTAGATTTATCAAATTATATACTGCTTGTTTCTGCCAGAATGTCGGCGAGTTTGTGTGCAAAAGCTTTAAAGGCGGGTTTTCGCTTTTTGATTAGTCGTTCGGCTGTTACTAGCTCGGCTGTAGAGATGGCGAAAAATGCCGAAGCGACTTTGCTTGGCTTTGCTCGTGATAAAGAAGGGCGTTTTACTGTTTTTAATGATAGTAAAAATTTAGTGCAGAAGTAG
- a CDS encoding nitroreductase family protein, which yields MSFKQLVIDARTCRRFDESKQVSESQIVDLIDTVRVVSCTGNKQSLRYSFSISPAQNAVIFSSLKWAMMLKDWAGPKQGERPTAYIIIANDENILKNPQIDLGIAAQTLQLAASSLGLASCMFSSMNAKALHKELGFADNIEIMLTMAFGYPLEKRKITELGKDGSTAYWRDEALVHYVPKRNLNDILLKSFK from the coding sequence ATGAGTTTTAAACAACTAGTGATAGATGCCAGAACTTGCAGGCGTTTTGACGAATCAAAACAAGTTAGCGAAAGCCAAATTGTTGATTTAATAGATACTGTGCGTGTTGTGAGTTGTACGGGGAATAAACAGTCTTTACGCTATTCTTTTAGTATTTCTCCTGCTCAAAATGCGGTTATTTTTTCCTCTTTAAAGTGGGCTATGATGTTAAAAGATTGGGCTGGTCCAAAACAAGGGGAAAGACCAACGGCATATATTATTATCGCCAACGATGAAAATATATTAAAAAACCCTCAAATTGACCTTGGAATAGCAGCACAGACTTTACAATTAGCCGCAAGTTCTTTAGGATTGGCTTCATGCATGTTTAGTTCAATGAACGCAAAAGCCTTACATAAAGAGCTTGGTTTTGCGGATAATATTGAAATAATGTTGACTATGGCTTTTGGTTACCCCCTTGAAAAGCGAAAAATCACAGAGCTTGGAAAAGACGGATCAACGGCTTATTGGCGAGATGAAGCGTTGGTACATTATGTACCTAAACGCAACTTAAACGATATATTGTTAAAAAGTTTTAAATAA
- a CDS encoding 4Fe-4S dicluster domain-containing protein: MDNVNLSRSCDRSFTRQVEKASGQNLKNCYQCGNCTAGCPLNAAYDIPVSRMMRLIQLGQKETLLKSKSIWMCASCEACTTRCPNSIDIARVLEVCRHMARKEDYVAEPRVKKFFDSFLLTVAKFGRSFELGVMALYMLRTGRLTTDIDLVPKILPKNKLAFLPHMIQGRKEVEEIFKRYQERNK, encoded by the coding sequence ATGGATAATGTAAACCTTTCGCGAAGTTGTGATCGGTCTTTTACCCGTCAGGTAGAAAAAGCCAGTGGTCAGAACCTTAAGAATTGTTATCAATGTGGAAACTGTACTGCCGGTTGTCCTTTAAACGCTGCTTATGATATTCCCGTAAGTCGTATGATGCGTTTAATCCAACTTGGGCAAAAAGAAACTCTTTTAAAATCTAAATCTATTTGGATGTGTGCCAGTTGCGAAGCTTGTACGACTCGTTGTCCAAACAGCATTGATATAGCAAGAGTTTTAGAAGTTTGTCGCCATATGGCAAGAAAAGAAGACTATGTCGCCGAACCAAGAGTGAAGAAATTTTTTGATTCTTTCTTACTAACCGTCGCTAAATTCGGTCGCTCATTTGAACTTGGAGTTATGGCTCTTTATATGTTAAGAACAGGTCGCCTGACAACAGATATAGACTTGGTTCCTAAGATATTGCCTAAAAACAAACTTGCCTTTCTGCCTCATATGATTCAAGGCAGAAAAGAAGTAGAAGAAATTTTCAAACGATATCAGGAGCGTAACAAATAA
- a CDS encoding CoB--CoM heterodisulfide reductase iron-sulfur subunit A family protein has translation MNIGVFVCHCGTNIGGTVDSAKVAREAFAFPDVTFVTDSLYTCSEPGQDAIIQAIKNNKLDGVVVAACSPRMHEPTFRRAVERAGINRYMFEMANIREHVSWIGKDKDANTNKALELVHIAVEKLRRNTSLMPKKFPVNKRVMIVGGGVAGIQAALDCAEGGLDVILVERESSIGGKMAKLDKTFPTVDCSSCILGPKMVDVAQHPKIKLYSSSEIEEVGGYVGNFEVKIRKKATYVDFDSCTGCGTCVEKCPSKKSFAHFNEGMGEVSAINIPFPQAIPKKAVIDPSYCRQFTKGKCGVCAKVCPTKAIRYDMQDEFETEQVGAIVAATGYDLIDWTVYEQYGGGRYPDVITSLQYERLLSASGPTGGHVKRPSDGAEPKNVVFIQCVGSRDPSIGRPYCSGFCCMYTAKQAILTADHIPGSQSYVFYMDIRSPGKLYDEFTRRVQEEYGANYIRGRVALVYPKGKKLIVRGADTLLGTQVEIEADLVVLAVGGEASKGAPQLAEKLRISYDQYGFFMEGHPKLRPVETNTAGVYLAGSCQGLKDIPASVAQGSAAAAKVLSLFSKDMLESDPAIANVDIKRCIGCGKCIKVCPYKAIKEVEIRGAKKAEVIETICQGCGLCNATCPQGAIQLSHFTDNQILAEVETLCQF, from the coding sequence ATGAATATCGGAGTATTTGTTTGCCACTGTGGTACAAACATCGGTGGAACAGTCGACTCAGCCAAAGTGGCGCGTGAAGCTTTTGCTTTTCCTGATGTTACCTTTGTAACCGACTCATTATATACTTGTTCCGAACCGGGACAAGACGCAATTATCCAAGCTATTAAAAACAATAAACTCGATGGCGTTGTTGTTGCCGCTTGTTCTCCTCGTATGCACGAACCAACTTTTAGACGTGCGGTTGAAAGAGCCGGTATAAACCGCTATATGTTTGAAATGGCTAATATTCGTGAACACGTTTCTTGGATTGGTAAAGACAAAGACGCTAACACCAATAAAGCCCTCGAACTCGTACATATCGCCGTAGAAAAGTTAAGACGCAATACCTCACTTATGCCTAAAAAGTTTCCTGTAAACAAAAGGGTTATGATTGTTGGCGGAGGCGTAGCCGGAATTCAGGCTGCCCTTGATTGTGCCGAAGGTGGACTTGACGTTATTTTAGTAGAAAGAGAAAGTAGCATTGGCGGAAAAATGGCAAAGCTTGATAAAACTTTCCCAACCGTTGACTGTTCAAGCTGTATTCTCGGCCCAAAAATGGTTGACGTAGCTCAACACCCTAAAATTAAACTTTATTCTTCTTCTGAAATCGAAGAAGTCGGCGGTTATGTCGGTAACTTTGAAGTTAAAATACGCAAAAAAGCTACCTATGTTGACTTTGATAGCTGTACGGGCTGTGGAACTTGTGTAGAAAAATGCCCTAGCAAAAAATCTTTTGCTCACTTTAACGAAGGCATGGGCGAAGTTAGTGCTATCAACATTCCCTTTCCTCAGGCTATTCCTAAAAAAGCAGTTATTGACCCTAGCTATTGTCGCCAGTTTACTAAAGGTAAGTGTGGCGTTTGTGCTAAAGTTTGTCCGACAAAAGCCATTCGTTATGATATGCAAGATGAATTTGAAACAGAACAAGTGGGAGCGATTGTTGCCGCTACCGGTTATGATTTAATCGATTGGACTGTTTATGAACAATACGGCGGTGGGCGTTATCCTGATGTTATAACTTCTCTACAATATGAACGTTTACTTTCAGCCTCAGGACCAACCGGAGGACACGTTAAACGCCCTTCAGACGGAGCGGAACCTAAAAACGTTGTATTTATCCAATGCGTTGGTTCAAGAGACCCCTCTATCGGTCGCCCTTATTGCTCTGGTTTTTGTTGTATGTATACAGCAAAACAAGCAATTTTAACAGCAGACCACATTCCCGGTTCTCAGTCTTACGTCTTTTATATGGATATTCGCTCACCGGGTAAACTTTATGATGAATTTACGCGTCGAGTTCAAGAAGAATATGGTGCTAATTATATTCGTGGGCGTGTTGCTTTAGTTTATCCTAAAGGCAAAAAGCTAATTGTGCGTGGTGCGGATACCCTACTCGGTACTCAGGTTGAAATAGAAGCCGACCTCGTTGTTTTGGCTGTTGGTGGCGAAGCCTCTAAAGGTGCTCCTCAACTAGCTGAAAAACTACGCATATCTTATGATCAATATGGCTTTTTTATGGAAGGACACCCAAAATTACGCCCTGTAGAAACAAATACAGCCGGTGTATATTTGGCTGGTTCTTGTCAGGGGCTTAAAGATATTCCGGCTTCTGTTGCTCAAGGTTCAGCAGCCGCCGCCAAGGTATTGTCTTTATTCTCAAAAGATATGTTAGAAAGCGACCCTGCCATTGCTAATGTAGACATTAAACGCTGTATTGGCTGTGGTAAGTGTATTAAAGTTTGCCCTTATAAAGCAATTAAAGAAGTCGAAATTCGTGGTGCTAAAAAAGCTGAAGTCATTGAAACAATTTGTCAGGGCTGTGGACTTTGTAACGCAACCTGCCCTCAAGGTGCTATTCAGCTCTCTCACTTTACAGATAATCAGATATTAGCGGAGGTTGAAACTCTATGTCAGTTTTAG
- a CDS encoding CoB--CoM heterodisulfide reductase iron-sulfur subunit B family protein — protein sequence MNSNTPQTNIGYYPGCSGLGTSKEYDASTRAVCKTLSVPLVDINDWNCCGSTPAHTVDYSLSAALSIRNFVQAGKQGLHNIATPCPSCLKNLHNSLHVLTDQELKEKTEYLLGYPIPPKESDNYSVRSVLQVLYEEIGLDAIKDKVKKPLSGLKVVPYYGCLMTRPASMNFDNTENPISMDKILEACGAEVLPFPLKVECCGAAFGIPKREVVTRLSGKLIDLADQLGAHCIVVACPLCQMNLDLRQEEINKFNNRNFKMPVIYFTQLMGKAFGIDDSELGFDMLAVDPSSAFKSAQSVAAEQKLAAENTGGKK from the coding sequence ATGAATTCAAATACGCCTCAAACCAATATCGGCTATTATCCCGGCTGTTCCGGGCTTGGAACTTCTAAGGAATATGACGCTTCCACAAGAGCGGTCTGTAAAACTCTTTCTGTTCCGCTCGTTGATATTAACGATTGGAACTGTTGCGGTTCGACCCCTGCTCATACGGTTGATTACAGCCTTTCCGCCGCCCTTTCAATTCGTAATTTTGTACAAGCCGGCAAACAAGGTCTACATAATATAGCAACACCTTGTCCAAGCTGTTTGAAAAACTTACATAATAGCTTGCATGTTTTAACTGACCAAGAATTAAAAGAAAAAACCGAATACTTGCTTGGCTATCCTATTCCCCCAAAAGAATCAGATAACTACAGTGTTCGTTCCGTTCTTCAGGTTTTATACGAAGAAATCGGTCTTGATGCTATTAAAGATAAAGTTAAAAAACCACTAAGCGGGCTTAAAGTTGTCCCTTATTATGGTTGTTTAATGACTCGCCCGGCGTCTATGAATTTTGATAATACCGAAAACCCAATCAGCATGGATAAGATTCTCGAAGCCTGCGGTGCGGAAGTTTTGCCTTTTCCTTTAAAAGTAGAATGTTGCGGAGCTGCTTTTGGTATTCCTAAAAGAGAAGTCGTAACCAGACTTTCAGGAAAATTGATTGATTTGGCTGACCAATTGGGAGCACACTGTATTGTTGTTGCTTGTCCTTTATGTCAAATGAATCTTGATTTAAGACAAGAAGAAATCAATAAATTTAATAACCGCAACTTCAAAATGCCTGTTATCTACTTTACTCAACTTATGGGAAAAGCCTTTGGGATTGATGACTCTGAGCTTGGTTTTGATATGTTGGCGGTTGATCCCTCCTCTGCCTTTAAATCAGCCCAAAGCGTTGCCGCCGAACAAAAATTGGCAGCAGAAAATACAGGAGGAAAAAAGTAA